One window of the Trifolium pratense cultivar HEN17-A07 linkage group LG2, ARS_RC_1.1, whole genome shotgun sequence genome contains the following:
- the LOC123911374 gene encoding E3 ubiquitin-protein ligase RSL1-like: MSVKTTTKIGVVSPSTAEIIDVETFHSSPTTSKTTITAVINLSDEEDDDDVRILNFIPKKTTFGKRRTIKTEKGESSKSNNDVPFICEICTETKTTKDAFFIIGCSHAYCSDCVTMYVVSKLDDNVINVRCPVSGCSGLLEAEYCRSILPAEVFDRWGKALCEAMFDVSEKFYCPFADCSALLIKDGTEEVTASECPNCRRCFCAKCRVPWHDGIECSDFEKLHADEREKEDVMLMKLAKDMKWRRCPNCRYYVAKSTGCLFMKCRCGVAFCYNCGALNTTNIHYCSICKH; the protein is encoded by the exons ATGAGTGTCAAAACGACAACCAAAATAGGCGTCGTTTCGCCATCCACGGCAGAGATAATCGACGTCGAAACTTTTCATTCCTCTCCGACCACCTCGAAAACAACAATCACCGCCGTCATCAATCTTTCCGACGAAGAAGACGATGACGATGTCAGAATCCTCAATTTCATTCCCAAAAAAACCACTTTCGGAAAACGGAGAACAATCAAAACTGAAAAAGGTGAGTCTTCGAAATCCAACAACGACGTTCCGTTTATTTGCGAAATTTGTACGGAGACGAAAACCACAAAAGATGCTTTCTTCATCATCGGTTGTTCGCATGCTTATTGCTCCGATTGTGTTACTATGTACGTTGTTTCTAAGCTGGATGATAATGTGATCAATGTGAGGTGTCCTGTTTCTGGTTGTAGTGGTTTATTAGAAGCCGAGTATTGTCGTTCGATTCTTCCAGCCGAGGTTTTCGATCGGTGGGGGAAGGCATTGTGTGAGGCGATGTTTGATGTTTCGGAGAAATTTTACTGTCCGTTTGCTGATTGTTCTGCTCTTTTGATTAAGGATGGGACGGAGGAAGTTACAGCTTCGGAGTGTCCAAATTGTAGGAGGTGTTTTTGTGCAAAATGTAGGGTTCCGTGGCATGATGGGATCGAATGTAGCGATTTTGAGAAGCTGCATGCAGATGAGAGGGAAAAAGAAGATGTTATGTTGATGAAACTTGCTAAGGATATGAAGTGGAGACGATGCCCTAATTGTAGGTATTATGTTGCAAAGTCGACGGGTTGCTTGTTCATGAAATGcag GTGTGGAGTTGCCTtctgttacaactgtggagctCTTAACACAACTAATATCCATTATTGCAGCATATGTAAACACTAA